One stretch of Gadus macrocephalus chromosome 12, ASM3116895v1 DNA includes these proteins:
- the si:ch211-212d10.2 gene encoding Rieske domain-containing protein produces the protein MASSSGNEDGNKESGAWRLAGPVSELSQKPCRLMYSPLGHQADVCLFHVKGEFFAMDARCSHSGGPLCDGDIEEANGVLQVFCPWHDYDFNLRTGKSGTGLQQEVYEVKIQEDCVYVKHASPLSLQPFPAVKKS, from the exons ATGGCTTCGAGCTCCGGGAACGAGGACGGAAACAAGGAGAGCGGTGCGTGGAGACTCGCAGGCCCAGTCTCGGAGCTCTCGCAGAAGCCGTGCCGCCTGATGTACTCCCCGCTCGGACACCAGGCAGACGTCTGCCTCTTCCACGTCAAGGGGGAGTTCTTCGCGATGGACGCCCGTTGTTCGCACTCCG GTGGTCCTCTCTGTGATGGAGACATTGAAGAGGCCAACGGGGTACTGCAGGTTTTCTGTCCATGGCACGACTATGATTTCAATCTGAGGACGGGCAAGTCGGGGACTGGGTTACAG CAAGAAGTGTATGAGGTGAAAATCCAGGAGGACTGTGTGTACGTGAAGCATGCCAGTCCTCTCTCCTTACAGCCATTCCCAGCAGTGAAGAAAAGCTGA